Genomic window (Drosophila willistoni isolate 14030-0811.24 chromosome 2L unlocalized genomic scaffold, UCI_dwil_1.1 Seg196, whole genome shotgun sequence):
TCTACGAGGAGGGAGGCGGCACTTTGCCACGTCAACAACGTGGCATCTTGCAGAGAGCCGTGCTCAATACCATGCCACCATTGGAGCACCATCATTATATGAATGCGGCGGCAGCAGCCGAGTATGGAGCAGCCACCGTAGGCGACGGAGGAACGGTGAGTACCCTTGTCTCGATGTCCCTTGGAAACCTTTTTTgttctatctatctatatcaTCCTTTTTAGACCTACCTAAGCGGCAGTCCATTAACTGGCAAGAAGATAGCCCCAGAGCCACCTAGACGTCATTGCAGCATACGTAACTCTCGCACGCTAAGCGGAGAGGGAGGAATTGTAGCTGCCAATCAGGCAAAGGATCCCAATGCCacccaacaacagcagcagcaacagcaacagcaatcgCAGCACATGTTCTActggcaacagcagcaacaactgcaacagcagcaacagcaacaggcaGGCAACTGCCAGCAACCAATCTATGCCAACTATGCCACCATACAGCAGACCACAGCGGAGATCCATTGCGAGAAATATCACGACAATAAATCAAATTCCAGCATCGATTCGATTGACACTATACCGTTTGCCAATGAGAACACCGGCACCATTAAACAGCGTCTGCACAACACACCGAACAATACATCGCTTCCTGCCCACTTGCATTCCTCTAGCTCCAGTTCCAGTTCATCCTCCACCAATACTATAGCCAATATAGCGCATTCCTTTCACTCGTTGAAATCGTCCAGTTCGCTGCATGACGCCGCCGCATTGGCTCGCAGTGAGAGCATGGGCAGTTCAGTGAGTGGCGCCCTGCATTTACGTTCACCGACTCTGGACTCAGTTGGTGCAGCTGCCGTAGAGGCAACATCGCCGCCACTTGAGGGCGATGCTGCTACTGCAGCTGGATCGGTGCaagcaccaccagcagcaccGCCATTAACATCCAACACCATTCCACCAAAAGTATCGGCAAATGTGCTTAACGACATTGGCAATATGTTGGCCAATCTAACCGATGAACTGGATGCCATGCTTGAGGAGGAGAAACGTGTTGGCCTCAACATCGACAGTGAATAGGCGGACGAGGCCGCCCAagcaaaatgaatgaaaagtTTCCTTATGCAACCAACAAACAACTCCAAtcaaaaatgagaaaaacaaaaacaaaaccaaccaaccacaacaacaacaacaaaatgtagtgtagctgaaattttttcattGTAGTATCTAAGTTGTTAAGCTGCAAAGTGTCTCCACTTGATTTTTTTCTGAGTTTAAagttcaattttgtttttatcatagctacaaatgtatttttgatttttttaaagttttttctaTAACTATTTGTATACAAAggatacataaatatttatgtattttagaATTTCTGACAATTAATGAAGAACAATgtgaaaaattatgttttattatttttcaattgttgtacgataaatattttgcaaaatttattaattttcataaTAATTGAATcttaaaataatttgaaatcaaCTTCGATGAGTTTTTAAAAATGCTTTCGAAAGaaaaatgcaatgcaatgagctaaatattttgtaaagaaattattttcttaagttctataaagaatttaacaattttgaattgttgtatttaaaatataaaaaatattctaatttcttaaatatttagtttatttctttgtatgaaaaactattttgaattgtttcatcaaaaagtttaaaatgttGCATGTCTATTAATTTGCTATGAAATTGactaatttttttaaaatccaagacagaaaatttatataatttatctAAACTTGAATACTTCTTGTACAACAGtttgaaatatatgaaaaCAGAATTTAAATTATggataaaaaatattttctagaataaaagttttttcattttgtttttcgtgAATTATCAgtaatttgaaaagaaaaaaacattgtaaacttcacttttttttttataaattttttccACGTGTAATACACATTGATTTGATGTGTAATTAAACTATAACTGAAAAGCTTTTGACAAATGTATACTTTTGTACTTTTCCCTATGAATGTTAACAAcacaagacaaaaaaaaaagaaaaaacaaaccgaaatcataagaaacaaaaacaagaaaaatatctAAGCGCAAAATGCATATATGCATAGTTAATACTTAGTCTAATATAtacagaaaaatatataaaaatatatatatatataaatatttaaacaaatcaaatgaaaaacatttatatgGCAAGGCATTTAGTGGTTTGAtactaacaaaacaaaaaacggcAACTACAACTAATTAGTAAAacacaatacaaaaaaaaaaaggaaaagataaatattgaaaaaaaaaaatagaagaagtAAGCGAAACTgcattaaacaattttaatttgtttccaTCTAAGTTTTCTCGTACATACTTTTCGTTTGTTATAATCCAAATCAAACTATATTTGAATGATTGTATGATTAAGTGTTATTCCATATAAACTAAAGGAAGAGATgcattatataaaatataattctTAGCGTTAAACTAAACCAGAGCAAAGGAGAGAAGtaaatcatttatatatatatataaattatgtatACCAACTTGAATTGCCTTTCATTATGATTTACttaaaaaatacaatacaacaaaatttaGTGAAAATCGTTTTGTGTCTGTTCGTTATATACACATCAACTATCTACGGCGCCTGAGTTATACCTTTGATTTGAGTGCGCATATCATCATTAgtaatgacaaaaaaaaaaaaaaaaacaaaaaagaaaacataaatcaaattggtatatattgaaaatttatataaacgcatataaacaaggcaaaaaaacacaaacatgTATAGCACATAAAgggcaaacaacaaacaaaacaaaaaaaaaaaaggtaaaaaaaacaacaagaataaaGTAAACATTTTCATAGTAAAAACAAAGGGGAAGTAAATTATTTATCACAAAGTAAGTTGGTCATCTGGAGAAAAATCTATATAAAATGGGAAAAAGGGGAAAAACTCATAAATATAACTCATAATGTAGAAATTGGAAGAAACTGaatggaaattaaatttttttggggCAAAACAAGCATAGATCCTGGTGAGGGGGTCAATTCCTTtaagttttctttaatttggGTGTGTTTTAcggaaaaataaatattttgcttttgggAAATGAAAGTTAGAGAATACACCTAGACCAcgctttgcgtcgtttcgttttgcgttttttcgaAGTTGCGTCGCTGCTTTATTAGTACTAATTTTCACTGCATGTCGTTATATTCTCGTTGTTGCGTTGTTGTGAGTTCGagtgtttaacttttttttctaaatcagCCATTGTGGCAAAGcagttttacgtttttcaacattgacaacTAGCTTACCTACTTCTGTTTATAATTGCGTCTTGATATCAAAACTCGGGGATGGTTTAGTAGAAATGTTCGTAGAACAGTGTTTAACctccaaacaaatttcaaaagcgaTGGGTCTGATTGACGAAGCAATGgagaatttttataaaaaactatcCTGACAATGACAGAAGTTTTAAGGTATCCCAGGCGGTAGCTGCAAACATCAACTGCtaccaagaaatttatttaaatttacaaaaaaaagctatTCACCAAACTTTGGACACATTTTTGGTGAACGAAGCCACtcataaagataaaataattgaataggttattttgatttaatggaagcagtttttttaatgaatgaatgcaataatatttttgtttttaaatgtttactttgttcaatttttctttctagaAATTAGTACTTTCATAGCCCGGGAACCTATCTTTGATCTTTCCATGGTTGCCTATGTATGTCCAAATGAAGCCGACCAAATAAGAGACCAATATTGTTTCAGTAGGTAAAACATCATTAATGAGAAATCTAGAAAGCTGGGCTTTTATTTTGAGTCCCAACCAATGTGGCAGCTTGTGTCTGCTTCGAAATCAAACTTGCTATGCTTTCAATGTAATTGTAAATTGTAATATATAGTTGTCACCTAACCAAATATTATCGAGTCTAGTGTGCAGTTGGTATACAGTCAATATAGTGTCATACAGTCTTAACGATAGACTTTTAAAATAGGGGCAAAATTATCGTTTCGTCGCTtatagagagaaaaaaaatttaaattgaattgcgATTTAGAGTAGTTTTGTTTTCGTGTAAGCTTAAATTGCAATCTTTAAGACAAACAAAAACGGGGATAATGGCACATTTTGTCAGCAACCCTAGTAAGTGATTCAATTTGCAAAGTCTTATACTTAGTAGatccgaaaaaaaaatggcgCTTTGATATCCTGTTACTTCTCTTTGCAgcacaacaaaattattatttcaagaaCAATTTGTGCTACACGGAAGATCATGTTCCTGTCCAGAAGTTATATCTGCACAGCATTCCACCAGAGGTGAGTCGCAGAAGACAAGGGAACGCCATGTATTGGCGCccttttttcctttattcttttctttgcATATGCATTGGCATTTCCTCCTTTGTTTTATAGCTAAGAGAGGACGTGTTGCTGCCGCATTTCAATAATTATGGAAAAGTAGTTCGGATGAAGATCTTTGGCAATGACAGATATCGTCGAATGCCCCAGCGGGGATTGAGAGGCCAAGCTCGGCAACAGCACGAACCACAACGTTGTGGCAAGTGGCAAATGAAAACAGGATACGTTTTCTTTGCCAATCCTCGAGATGCAGCCAAAGCTCTGCATAGCCGGGTACATCATGTTAATGGGCGTCGATTGCATGTGAAGGCCAGTGATAGTTGGCATCAACCAGCGGCCTATGGCTCGGATGACAAACACCCACCGGGAGATGctcatattttaaaaataacagATCATTGTCTATCGATGGTTGTTGAATATCTTCCCTTGAGCGACCAGTTGCATTTTTCTCGGACTTGCACACGTTTTCGAGGGGTTTATCTCTTAGTTACACGCACCATTCACAGATCCATggatttttgtaaatttgatGGACTAACCGTTTGGGATATAAAGGACTTTTTCACTCTATCAGGACGATACGTTAAAGAGTTTAAAGGTGTCATACCGGAAGCGCATTGTGAACGTATGTGTGACTTTTTTGGGGCGAATTGTGTGAATGTCAAGTCCTTGGAGATTACGGAGAGCAAGCTAAATAcaagaaatatgaacaaattgtttttcaatAACGAAAAAATAGAAGATTTGGTCTTAAGCAGCTGCGGTCTATCTGACGGCAGTTTAATGTCTCTGCGAAAATTGAATAAGCTTAAGAGTCTAACTATTGCCTACAATCCGAAACTGAATGGCACTGAACTGGACAAACTGCCAGTCTCCATAGAGACAATAGTCCTTACAGGCTGTACTGGGTTACTGGCCAACCGTTTGATTCAAATGTGCAGGATTTTGGTTAATCTCAAGGATCTAAATGTCATTGGGGTAATGTCTGCTTATTCGAATTTCTATGAGACTTTAGTTAAAAAGAATTGTTGCCCCTCCCTGGAAACTCTGCGTCTGAGCATTGATGATGAAACCAACTATGAGGAGATACCTAAGCTACCCAAACTCAAGCATGTTCAAATTGCCACCTTGCCAAGATTAAATATACGTAGCAGATTCTTTGATCACCTCGTTTCAATGAAATCTCAACAATTGGAACAGTTTGAGTTATATGGTGCTAAAAATTTACCTCAACATCTTCTGTTGCAATTAGGTAAACTTAGTAGCCTTAAAAATCTTATACTTGTCCGTGTGGATGATGTTAGAGATGATGTGCTGGAGGAGTTCACCCAGCTAACTAATCTGGAGCACATTACTCTACGTTTGTGCCACAATATCACAGATACTGGAGTAATGCGTCTGATACTTGCTTGCCACAAGTTGCAGGAACTGAATCTGGAGGATTGCTCTCAGATAACCGAAAAGCTGGTACACACTGTCATTAAGAGGGTGCAACATCAAATTAAGTTCAGGCAGAATGAGCATCAGTTGCCCATAGATCTTTATGTGCAAGGCACTAAAATACAAGAGTCTCTCGAGACGGTAAGAAACATTTCTATAGACTGTCGCCTGACTTTTaaatctctttttttgttttaggaTCCTATCGTGGCTGGGgccaagaatataattcgaCTCCATTTCACCTCACAATATGGACCATATTTGCTTCATTTGTCAATGTCAAACTTATTGCTCGATGATTTTGACTACGATCCGCATGAATTGGAACAGGATACAGATGATGAGATGGATATCTTTGATGATCATTACATGTTCGACATGGGCTTTTTGAGTGAGAATGATTTGGAAGATAGTGATCCGGATTCCGATGATTTAAATGTTCTCTATCCCTATGTCCATGCTTCTTATCCATATGATGCGAATGGCGATTTTATGGGGTTTGGCATATTTGATTCCGATTCAGGTAAGTGCGAATGGTATCTTAGCTCATGACTCAAAACtaatggtttctttttctttttgatttaagACTAAGTGTGGCAGAGCCCAAAGTATTAACTAACTACACCAAATAgccaaataaattaaatttttttgttgtttttgaattCTGTGTGTCTAGCtgttatacatatacatatgcatctttttttttttggaagttCATTCAACTTATCTGTGTATAAATAAAAGCCGATCGAGTGCTACGATCAATAAATGAAAGATTGTTCGTAcctttttgaaaatttcttttattatcCGATTAGTTTTTTGGGCTTGGTGTAAACGTTTATTTGAAAACCTAAATATCGTTGTTGCATTGTACGgattaaatttgattaatttgttgttaatttttgttttgcttttaattGAATTGCGTGGCTTGgtgttatgttttatttagtttttttttgtttgtttaagcAACATCTAATTGACTTGCAAATTGCACcgcaaaaataatttaaataagaTTATAATCATAGCAGGAAGATATATAGATTCAtttcaaatttgaatttcaGTTACTAATTAGCATAACATTTTTCCATAGAAGAATTAtgatataatttatatatatatatttaaaagcGCATTTTCTTGATAGTTTCGTATTTTTTAAACTAACATTAAACAATATAACACAAAATATAATACTTTGAGTAATAATCTTTCATAGTagattcatatatatatatatagttatagttaacaataataaatttttcgAGAATTTcccaataaatttttaaataggtAATTGAGTTTGATTTCGAATAAGAtcattctttttgtttttgttttagttataTATAAGAGATTCATGTAACGAGCTAAAAATGTTAGATTTTcataattgtttttgtagttTAAGCAGACTTTTGAAAGCAGTTGTAAGAAGGAATAGGAATAAAGCAAATGAAACGTGATCTAAACTAGGAAAAGGCTCTCTAATATGTCTAAatgtatatttaatatgtatatgtgatAAATTATTGTACTCTCTCTTGCCAGGATCAGTTAGTTATTGCTGACCCGACCACATTATATAATTGTCCAATTGCCTTTGCCTATATAACATATATCTGTGTATATATAGCTTGTgaatgtatattgtatatgaGTATTGTGTTTTGGGGTatcccccttttttttttttttgctttagaaGGCAATGTCCTGCTCATCTAGCATTTC
Coding sequences:
- the LOC6639861 gene encoding uncharacterized protein LOC6639861; its protein translation is MAHFVSNPTQQNYYFKNNLCYTEDHVPVQKLYLHSIPPELREDVLLPHFNNYGKVVRMKIFGNDRYRRMPQRGLRGQARQQHEPQRCGKWQMKTGYVFFANPRDAAKALHSRVHHVNGRRLHVKASDSWHQPAAYGSDDKHPPGDAHILKITDHCLSMVVEYLPLSDQLHFSRTCTRFRGVYLLVTRTIHRSMDFCKFDGLTVWDIKDFFTLSGRYVKEFKGVIPEAHCERMCDFFGANCVNVKSLEITESKLNTRNMNKLFFNNEKIEDLVLSSCGLSDGSLMSLRKLNKLKSLTIAYNPKLNGTELDKLPVSIETIVLTGCTGLLANRLIQMCRILVNLKDLNVIGVMSAYSNFYETLVKKNCCPSLETLRLSIDDETNYEEIPKLPKLKHVQIATLPRLNIRSRFFDHLVSMKSQQLEQFELYGAKNLPQHLLLQLGKLSSLKNLILVRVDDVRDDVLEEFTQLTNLEHITLRLCHNITDTGVMRLILACHKLQELNLEDCSQITEKLVHTVIKRVQHQIKFRQNEHQLPIDLYVQGTKIQESLETDPIVAGAKNIIRLHFTSQYGPYLLHLSMSNLLLDDFDYDPHELEQDTDDEMDIFDDHYMFDMGFLSENDLEDSDPDSDDLNVLYPYVHASYPYDANGDFMGFGIFDSDSD